One genomic window of Thalassolituus hydrocarboniclasticus includes the following:
- the plsB gene encoding glycerol-3-phosphate 1-O-acyltransferase PlsB, which translates to MNIIKKIRSTLFRWQQKLLYGVIKTQIIGPDIKDFNLDPDKPIIYAMLYPSHAEQLVIDAEVSKLGWGSPHLDRIERRLPGKPFFNIYRRAGTPFRKQGTPIVAKQLIRQAEWLAEQDERDIQVVPVRVFWGRAPEKEGSFLRIWLQNSGTLGGRLFTLMAILLNGRNTFVHFSRPMSLRELYEPGKSPEMLARKVARVLRVHNRQVSASVLGPDLSHRRTLVHQIPHKPLVLKAIEEEVATQGISKAKAQQKALKYADEIASNISYTNVRFLDVLLTWVWNKIYDGISLHNIENLKDISKDNEIIYVPCHRSHIDYLLLSYVLYHHGLQLPQIAAGINLNMPVVGPILRRGGAFFMRRTFRDNKLYAAVFDEYLHSVFSGGYATEYFVEGGRSRTGRTLSPKAGMLAMTLRSYLRDSRKPIMFVPVYTGYEKVFEANSYLGELRGQQKKKESLLGVVGTLRSFKRSFGKVNVTFGEPIYFTEFLNEQRPEWRTEDYSTCDYRPEWAPKVVDQLAKEVVTGINSAASVNPINLIALSILSAPRQAMDEQQLIVQMESYRNLLAQNPYSKLTALPDGNGAEWLAYAEKLDAVSRSKHPLGDLIQTSDRQAVTLTYYRNNVLHLIALPSLLACLFVNNQRYSREQVQAMVASFYPYLQAELFLHWNSSELSGEVQRWLDALVDCGYLHLNDKGYHATPASSNEHALLEGLAANVMQTLERYFLTLSVLSRKGSGELSAKELEEQCTLLAQRISLLYGINAPEFFDKSLFRTLIQQLVSEKLLAKNSDDKLTFSNELDALTGALEEVLDGALRQSILRSV; encoded by the coding sequence ATGAATATTATTAAAAAAATCCGCAGTACCCTGTTTCGCTGGCAACAAAAACTGCTGTATGGCGTTATCAAAACCCAGATCATCGGGCCGGACATTAAAGACTTCAACCTGGATCCTGACAAGCCCATCATCTATGCCATGCTCTACCCGTCCCATGCCGAGCAACTGGTGATCGACGCTGAAGTCAGCAAGCTTGGCTGGGGCAGCCCACACCTTGACCGTATTGAACGCCGTCTGCCGGGTAAGCCGTTTTTTAATATTTATCGCCGTGCCGGAACTCCTTTCCGCAAGCAGGGCACACCCATTGTCGCCAAGCAGCTGATCCGTCAGGCCGAATGGCTGGCAGAGCAGGATGAGCGCGATATTCAGGTTGTTCCTGTGCGGGTATTCTGGGGACGGGCACCGGAAAAAGAAGGCTCTTTCCTGCGCATCTGGCTGCAGAACAGCGGTACGCTGGGTGGCCGTTTATTTACCCTGATGGCCATTTTACTCAACGGCCGTAATACCTTTGTGCATTTCAGCCGGCCGATGTCGCTGCGTGAACTGTACGAGCCGGGCAAATCGCCGGAAATGCTGGCGCGTAAAGTCGCCCGCGTATTGCGTGTGCATAACCGTCAGGTTTCCGCCTCGGTACTGGGACCGGATTTATCCCACCGCCGCACTCTGGTGCATCAGATTCCGCACAAGCCGCTGGTGCTGAAAGCCATTGAAGAAGAAGTAGCGACCCAGGGCATCAGCAAAGCCAAGGCACAGCAAAAAGCGCTGAAATATGCCGATGAGATTGCCTCCAATATTTCCTACACCAACGTACGCTTTCTGGATGTATTGCTGACCTGGGTATGGAATAAAATTTACGATGGTATTTCGCTGCACAATATCGAAAACCTGAAAGACATCAGCAAAGACAACGAAATTATCTATGTGCCCTGCCATCGCAGCCATATCGATTACCTGTTGTTGTCTTACGTTCTGTATCACCACGGTCTGCAACTGCCGCAAATTGCCGCCGGTATTAACCTTAATATGCCGGTCGTTGGCCCGATTCTGCGCCGTGGCGGTGCTTTCTTTATGCGCCGCACCTTCCGTGACAATAAACTCTATGCTGCGGTTTTTGATGAATACCTGCACTCGGTATTCTCAGGCGGTTACGCCACCGAATATTTCGTTGAAGGCGGACGCTCACGTACCGGCCGCACCCTGAGCCCGAAAGCCGGTATGCTGGCCATGACCCTGCGCAGCTATCTGCGCGATTCACGCAAGCCGATTATGTTTGTACCTGTGTACACCGGTTACGAGAAAGTATTTGAAGCCAACAGTTATCTGGGCGAATTACGTGGCCAGCAGAAGAAAAAAGAAAGCCTGCTGGGCGTGGTGGGTACACTGCGTTCTTTTAAACGTTCCTTCGGAAAAGTTAACGTTACTTTCGGCGAGCCGATTTACTTCACCGAATTCCTTAACGAGCAGCGTCCTGAATGGCGCACGGAAGACTACAGCACCTGTGATTACCGTCCGGAATGGGCACCGAAGGTGGTGGACCAGCTGGCCAAAGAAGTGGTCACCGGAATCAACAGCGCGGCCTCGGTTAACCCGATCAACCTTATTGCCCTGAGCATTCTGTCGGCACCACGTCAGGCAATGGATGAGCAGCAGCTGATTGTACAGATGGAATCCTACCGTAATCTGCTGGCACAAAACCCATACAGCAAACTGACCGCGTTACCGGACGGCAATGGTGCTGAGTGGCTGGCCTATGCCGAAAAACTGGATGCTGTATCGCGTTCCAAACACCCGCTGGGCGATCTGATTCAGACCAGCGACCGTCAGGCCGTTACCCTGACCTACTATCGCAACAACGTACTGCATTTAATTGCCCTGCCATCACTGCTGGCCTGTCTGTTCGTCAATAATCAGCGCTATAGCCGCGAGCAGGTGCAGGCGATGGTCGCCAGCTTCTATCCTTACCTGCAGGCTGAATTATTCCTGCACTGGAACAGCAGCGAACTGAGCGGTGAAGTACAGCGTTGGCTCGACGCTCTGGTTGACTGCGGTTATCTGCATCTGAACGATAAGGGTTACCACGCCACGCCGGCCAGCAGTAATGAGCATGCTCTGCTCGAAGGACTGGCGGCTAACGTGATGCAGACGCTGGAACGCTACTTCCTCACCCTGAGCGTGCTCAGCCGTAAAGGTTCAGGCGAACTCAGCGCCAAAGAACTGGAAGAACAGTGCACCCTGCTGGCACAGCGTATCAGCCTGCTGTACGGCATTAATGCGCCGGAGTTCTTTGATAAATCGCTGTTCCGCACCCTGATTCAGCAACTGGTCAGTGAAAAGCTGCTGGCGAAAAACAGCGACGATAAACTGACATTCAGCAATGAACTGGATGCGCTGACCGGCGCACTGGAAGAAGTGCTGGACGGTGCTCTGCGCCAGAGTATTCTGCGCAGCGTTTAA
- a CDS encoding undecaprenyl-diphosphate phosphatase, whose translation MDLIEIIVLAVLQGLTEFLPISSSAHLILPSQILGWQDQGLAFDVAVHVGTLAAVMFYFRQDIHRLISAWFKSGWTAKPSADAKLAWYVGLATIPAGLAGVLLGDWIEANLRSVEVIAWATIGFGILLGIADQKRGKGISLAKMTLTMALVIGVAQALALIPGTSRSGITMTAALLLGLHRVDAARFSFLLSIPLILAAGGLKTIELSQSLLPVDWTSLALGAALSAVSAWVCIYYFLAFINRIGMLPFVLYRLVLGGVLLLFFV comes from the coding sequence GTGGATCTGATTGAGATCATTGTACTGGCGGTACTGCAGGGGTTAACTGAGTTTTTACCTATTTCCAGCTCGGCCCATCTTATTCTGCCATCACAGATTCTTGGTTGGCAGGATCAGGGACTGGCATTTGATGTAGCCGTGCACGTGGGCACTCTGGCAGCGGTCATGTTTTATTTCCGCCAGGATATTCACAGGCTGATCAGTGCATGGTTTAAAAGTGGCTGGACGGCAAAGCCCAGTGCTGATGCAAAACTCGCCTGGTATGTCGGGCTGGCAACCATTCCTGCCGGTTTGGCCGGGGTATTATTGGGCGACTGGATTGAAGCTAATCTGCGTTCGGTTGAAGTGATTGCCTGGGCCACGATCGGGTTTGGTATTTTATTGGGCATTGCTGACCAGAAACGTGGAAAGGGCATCAGCCTGGCAAAAATGACGCTGACGATGGCGCTGGTGATTGGTGTTGCCCAGGCTCTGGCATTAATACCCGGCACATCGCGTTCAGGTATCACGATGACGGCGGCATTATTGCTCGGTCTGCACCGGGTTGATGCGGCGCGATTTTCTTTTCTGTTGTCAATTCCGTTAATTCTGGCGGCTGGTGGTTTAAAAACCATTGAGCTGAGTCAGTCGCTGTTACCGGTTGACTGGACATCACTGGCTTTGGGCGCAGCACTGTCAGCGGTCAGTGCCTGGGTATGTATTTATTACTTCCTGGCTTTTATTAACCGCATCGGCATGCTGCCCTTTGTTCTTTACCGCCTGGTTCTGGGTGGCGTGTTGCTGCTGTTTTTTGTCTGA
- a CDS encoding ABC transporter permease subunit, whose product MNTLFTICKREFSAYFATPVAYVFIFIFLVMSGVFTFYLGNFYQRGQADLLPFFNFHPWLYLFFMPAVAMGLWSQERQLGTIELLMTLPVTLWQAVLGKFLAAWLFAGLALLLTLPLWITVNYLGTPDNGVILASYLGSWLMAGAFIAVGSCMSAFSRNQIVAFILTVVVCFVLMLSGFPLVLDFFRGWASEGLLDLIASLSFLTHFEALARGVVDIRDLLYFVLVIAVWLLATTQVLTVKKSV is encoded by the coding sequence ATGAACACATTATTTACCATTTGTAAGCGCGAATTTTCTGCTTATTTTGCAACACCGGTTGCCTACGTTTTTATTTTTATCTTTCTGGTGATGTCCGGCGTGTTTACCTTTTATTTGGGTAACTTCTATCAGCGCGGGCAAGCCGATTTATTGCCTTTTTTCAATTTTCACCCCTGGCTGTATTTATTTTTTATGCCGGCGGTGGCAATGGGGTTATGGTCGCAGGAGCGCCAGCTGGGCACCATTGAACTGCTGATGACGCTGCCTGTTACGCTGTGGCAGGCGGTACTGGGAAAATTCCTCGCCGCATGGCTTTTTGCCGGTCTGGCGTTGCTGTTAACCCTGCCTTTGTGGATAACCGTTAATTATCTGGGCACACCGGATAATGGTGTGATTCTGGCCAGCTATCTCGGCAGCTGGCTGATGGCCGGTGCTTTTATAGCGGTCGGTTCCTGTATGTCGGCTTTCAGCCGTAATCAGATCGTTGCCTTTATTCTGACCGTGGTGGTGTGCTTTGTGCTGATGCTGAGTGGCTTTCCGCTGGTGCTGGATTTTTTCCGCGGCTGGGCCTCTGAAGGCTTGCTGGATCTGATTGCCAGCCTGAGTTTCCTTACGCACTTTGAAGCCCTGGCGCGTGGTGTGGTCGATATCCGCGACCTGCTGTATTTCGTACTGGTGATTGCTGTGTGGCTGCTGGCGACAACGCAGGTTTTAACCGTTAAAAAATCCGTATAA
- a CDS encoding class I SAM-dependent methyltransferase — protein MTELINLVRESDSEVRELCERYGLTLAPKSLLQQDGFHLCFDYDGLSLRQGNNLRTAVRVDFSAGAAAHRRKFGGGLGQDIAKAVGVSGSYKPSVLDATAGLGRDSFVLATLGCTVRAHERQPVVAALLADGLARGANDAEVADIIARIELHFGSSHDLLVPESDPQRQPDVVYLDPMFDHDPKATAQVKKDMQAFRDVVGQDTDADDLLERALACARCRVVVKRARKAEPLAGKKPTFALTGKSNRFDVYVKAKVTPWNPEGTDAE, from the coding sequence GTGACTGAACTAATCAATCTGGTGCGTGAATCGGACAGCGAAGTCCGCGAACTGTGTGAACGCTACGGCCTGACACTGGCACCTAAATCTCTGTTGCAGCAGGATGGTTTTCACCTGTGCTTTGACTATGACGGACTGAGCCTGCGTCAGGGCAATAATCTGCGCACCGCGGTGCGTGTTGATTTTTCTGCCGGAGCTGCGGCGCACCGGCGTAAATTTGGCGGCGGTCTGGGGCAGGATATTGCCAAAGCGGTGGGAGTGAGTGGTTCGTACAAACCCTCAGTGCTGGATGCCACGGCAGGTCTTGGTCGTGACAGCTTTGTGCTGGCGACTCTGGGCTGCACAGTACGTGCTCACGAGCGTCAGCCTGTGGTCGCGGCTTTATTGGCTGATGGTCTGGCGCGGGGCGCTAACGATGCGGAAGTCGCCGATATTATTGCCCGTATTGAATTGCATTTTGGCAGCAGTCACGATCTGCTGGTGCCTGAATCCGATCCGCAGCGGCAACCGGATGTGGTGTATCTCGATCCGATGTTTGATCACGACCCGAAAGCAACGGCGCAGGTTAAAAAAGATATGCAGGCGTTCCGCGATGTCGTGGGGCAGGACACCGATGCCGATGATCTGCTCGAACGTGCCCTGGCCTGTGCCCGTTGCCGGGTGGTGGTGAAGCGCGCTCGTAAAGCCGAGCCTTTGGCAGGTAAGAAACCCACTTTTGCCTTAACCGGTAAATCCAACCGCTTTGATGTCTATGTAAAAGCCAAAGTTACTCCCTGGAATCCAGAAGGTACTGACGCTGAATAA
- the adk gene encoding adenylate kinase — protein sequence MRVILLGAPGAGKGTQAQFICEKFAIPQISTGDMLRAAVKAGSELGLKVKEIMETGGLVSDEIIIGLVKERIQQDDCVNGFLFDGFPRTIPQAEAMLEAGVDIDHVVEIDVADEEIVKRLSGRRVHPGSGRVYHVIYNPPKVEGKDDDSGEDLVQRDDDQEETVRKRLAIYHDQTAPLVSFYKKLEAEKGANAPKYSHIQGVGSLQEITSQVLEALQG from the coding sequence ATGCGCGTAATTCTGTTGGGTGCGCCCGGTGCAGGTAAAGGCACACAGGCACAGTTCATTTGTGAAAAGTTTGCTATTCCACAAATCTCTACCGGCGATATGCTGCGTGCAGCGGTAAAAGCTGGCAGCGAACTTGGCCTTAAAGTAAAAGAAATCATGGAAACCGGTGGTCTGGTTTCTGATGAAATCATTATCGGTCTGGTAAAAGAACGTATTCAGCAGGACGACTGTGTAAACGGTTTCCTGTTTGACGGTTTCCCCCGCACTATTCCTCAGGCAGAAGCCATGCTGGAAGCGGGCGTTGATATCGACCATGTTGTTGAAATTGACGTAGCTGACGAAGAGATTGTTAAGCGTCTCAGTGGTCGTCGTGTTCACCCGGGTTCTGGCCGCGTTTATCACGTTATTTACAACCCACCTAAAGTGGAAGGTAAAGACGATGACAGCGGTGAAGATCTGGTTCAGCGTGATGATGACCAGGAAGAAACCGTACGTAAGCGTCTGGCTATTTACCATGATCAGACTGCGCCGCTGGTGAGCTTTTACAAAAAGCTGGAAGCCGAGAAGGGTGCTAACGCTCCTAAGTACAGCCACATCCAGGGTGTTGGCTCGCTGCAGGAAATTACTTCTCAGGTACTCGAAGCTCTGCAGGGCTGA
- the tsaB gene encoding tRNA (adenosine(37)-N6)-threonylcarbamoyltransferase complex dimerization subunit type 1 TsaB — protein sequence MSCLLIVDASSSLCSVALSRGSESWSLCEDQPRRHAQRLLPMVDELLAQAGVKKTELDGIAYGRGPGSFTGIRIAASVLQGIAFALELPVCGISSLQSVALKALQTTTSQDHVMAIMDAHMGEVFWGHFQREGELCRLIGAEHVGSPEQCLQALKAFDGIVAGDGLTLPAFSACEQEWAGVQPQADIMLTLAEAAWQRGEFGSAEQHPPVYLRDSVAWKKLDEQPSLLRRD from the coding sequence ATGTCCTGCTTATTGATCGTTGATGCCTCATCCTCTCTGTGTTCCGTTGCCCTTAGCCGTGGTTCGGAATCCTGGTCGTTATGTGAAGACCAGCCGCGTCGTCATGCGCAGCGTTTATTACCGATGGTGGATGAGTTATTAGCTCAGGCCGGCGTAAAAAAAACCGAACTGGATGGAATTGCTTACGGACGCGGACCGGGCTCTTTTACCGGAATCCGGATTGCTGCTTCGGTTCTGCAGGGAATCGCTTTTGCACTGGAGCTTCCCGTCTGTGGTATTTCCTCTTTGCAGAGTGTGGCTTTAAAAGCTCTACAGACTACTACTTCGCAGGATCACGTAATGGCCATTATGGATGCGCATATGGGCGAAGTTTTCTGGGGACATTTTCAGCGGGAAGGCGAACTTTGCCGGTTGATTGGAGCCGAACACGTCGGTAGCCCTGAACAATGCCTGCAGGCGCTGAAAGCGTTTGACGGTATCGTTGCAGGGGATGGCCTGACATTGCCTGCATTTTCGGCCTGTGAGCAGGAGTGGGCTGGTGTACAGCCGCAGGCGGATATTATGCTGACGCTGGCTGAGGCTGCCTGGCAACGCGGTGAATTTGGCAGTGCCGAACAGCACCCGCCGGTTTATCTGCGTGATTCTGTTGCCTGGAAAAAGCTGGATGAGCAGCCAAGTCTGTTACGCCGCGATTAA
- a CDS encoding ABC transporter ATP-binding protein — MIEVKHLTKRFGSFTAVNDLSFEVRPGEVLGFLGPNGAGKSTTMKMLTGFLPPTSGTVCIGGYDVTKHPVAVKRQIGYLPEGAPSYGDMSVLAFLRFIGEVRGYRGAELRQRLARVVEQVGLQEVLKQAIQTLSKGYKRRVGLAQTLLHDPAIMILDEPTDGLDPNQKQQVRQLITDLAEDKMVIISTHILEEVSAVCSRAMIIAGGRKVADGTPAELEARSRYHQAISVRFQQPVNAAAAFSALPEINEVDELEQGQSYLLFPQPDARPYHAVNALIEQQGWDVDTLHIERGRLDDVFRQLTGV, encoded by the coding sequence ATGATTGAAGTGAAACATCTTACCAAGCGTTTCGGCAGTTTTACTGCGGTAAACGATCTCTCTTTTGAAGTCAGGCCCGGTGAAGTACTGGGTTTTCTCGGGCCAAATGGTGCCGGTAAATCAACCACTATGAAAATGCTGACGGGGTTTCTGCCGCCAACCTCCGGCACGGTCTGTATTGGTGGTTATGACGTGACGAAGCATCCGGTAGCGGTAAAGCGCCAGATCGGTTATCTGCCGGAAGGCGCTCCCAGTTATGGTGATATGAGCGTGCTGGCATTTCTGCGTTTTATTGGTGAGGTGCGCGGTTATCGTGGTGCCGAGCTGCGTCAGCGTCTGGCCCGTGTAGTTGAGCAGGTTGGCCTGCAGGAAGTACTTAAACAGGCAATACAAACCTTATCTAAAGGCTATAAGCGCCGCGTTGGTCTGGCGCAAACGCTGTTACACGATCCGGCCATTATGATTCTGGACGAACCAACTGACGGTCTCGATCCGAACCAGAAGCAGCAGGTGCGTCAGCTGATCACTGATCTGGCCGAAGATAAAATGGTGATTATTTCCACCCATATTCTTGAAGAAGTCTCAGCGGTTTGTTCACGCGCCATGATTATTGCCGGAGGCAGGAAGGTTGCCGATGGCACGCCGGCCGAACTCGAAGCCCGCTCACGTTATCATCAGGCCATTTCGGTGCGTTTTCAGCAGCCGGTTAATGCTGCCGCCGCTTTTTCTGCATTGCCTGAAATCAATGAAGTCGATGAGCTGGAGCAGGGGCAAAGCTACCTGTTATTCCCGCAGCCGGACGCCCGTCCGTATCACGCGGTGAATGCCCTGATCGAACAGCAGGGTTGGGATGTGGACACGCTGCACATTGAGCGTGGCCGCCTGGATGATGTTTTCCGTCAGCTGACCGGAGTCTGA
- the ppc gene encoding phosphoenolpyruvate carboxylase, whose protein sequence is MSATDAFELDALLRDKVKLLGNLLGKTIENQYGSSMLKRIEDIRKQAKKARNGDEAERDRLLALLKTMPDDALVPVVRGFNQFLNLANIAEQQHGASWRRSDFLHDDVEQMFSNLLDRLQQKGIAGLDLSQKVADVNIELVLTAHPTEITRRTLIQKYDLIARLLQQRDDLRDGHPQLLEIEQQLASVVEEIWHSDEIRQVRPTAVDEAKWGFAVIENSLWYAVPQLLRNLDDELRERGSSALPLTAAPVRFSSWMGGDRDGNPNVTSAVTREVLFLARWMAADLFLRDIEQLGMQLSMTAASAELRRAYPDNLHEPYRACMHQLRHRLEQTKLWAAAKARGAESDYEPLLEDDELLQPLMLCYNSLVEQGLDTVANGSLLDTLRRVACFGLALVKLDVRQESTRHADVLQEICAFYNWGDYKSWDEEKKQQFLLNELASRRPLIPTRWTPSAEAQEVLDTMSVLATRAGDGVSCYIISMASEPSDILAVALLLQACGVRDHMPVVPLFETLSDLEQSAPRMEKLWSVDWYRQYCKGHQQVMIGYSDSSKDAGQLAAVWAQYRAQEALSKTAQDKGIKLRLFHGRGGSVGRGGGPAHRAILSQPPGSVLGGLRVTEQGEMIRFKFGLPEVAVRNLKVYVSAVLEANLLPPEAAQPQWRERMEQLASAGVKSYRAMVRDTPDFVRYFRAATPEQELGKLSLGSRPARRKSGGGIETLRAIPWIFAWTQMRLMLPAWLGSDEALAQPVNNGELPQLQSMYAQWPFFRTYIDMLEMVISKADPAIAQYYESRLVGAELQPLGSQLRIRLQKIRELVLAIKDQQTLLQDNLALQHSMSVRNPYTDPLHYLQAELLYRERQDQDVVSKEVERALKVTMAGIAAGMRNTG, encoded by the coding sequence ATGAGTGCTACGGATGCTTTTGAATTGGATGCTTTGTTACGCGACAAAGTAAAACTGCTGGGCAACCTGCTGGGTAAAACCATCGAAAATCAGTACGGCAGCAGTATGCTGAAACGTATTGAGGATATCCGTAAGCAGGCCAAAAAAGCGCGCAATGGCGATGAGGCCGAACGCGACCGTTTACTGGCACTGCTGAAAACCATGCCGGATGATGCACTGGTGCCGGTGGTACGTGGTTTTAATCAGTTTCTTAATCTGGCTAATATTGCCGAACAGCAGCACGGCGCCAGCTGGCGGCGCAGTGATTTTCTGCACGATGATGTCGAGCAGATGTTCAGTAATTTACTCGACCGCTTACAACAGAAAGGCATTGCCGGACTGGATCTCAGTCAGAAAGTTGCCGATGTGAATATTGAGCTGGTGCTCACCGCTCATCCGACCGAAATTACCCGCCGTACCCTGATCCAGAAATACGATCTGATTGCCCGCCTGTTGCAGCAGCGTGATGACCTGCGCGACGGCCATCCGCAATTGCTGGAAATAGAGCAGCAGCTGGCGTCGGTGGTGGAAGAAATCTGGCACAGCGATGAAATCCGTCAGGTACGGCCAACCGCCGTGGACGAAGCCAAATGGGGTTTCGCGGTGATTGAAAATTCGCTCTGGTATGCGGTGCCACAGTTATTACGCAATCTGGATGATGAACTGCGTGAGCGTGGCAGCAGTGCATTACCGCTGACGGCTGCTCCTGTGCGGTTTTCTTCGTGGATGGGCGGCGACCGTGACGGCAATCCGAATGTCACTTCTGCCGTTACCCGTGAGGTTTTATTTCTGGCACGCTGGATGGCGGCGGATTTATTCCTGCGTGACATTGAACAATTAGGCATGCAATTGTCGATGACGGCCGCCTCGGCGGAATTACGCCGCGCTTATCCGGATAATCTGCACGAACCTTATCGCGCCTGTATGCATCAGCTGCGCCATCGGTTGGAGCAGACCAAACTCTGGGCAGCCGCCAAAGCCCGTGGGGCGGAAAGCGATTACGAACCTCTGCTGGAAGACGATGAATTACTGCAGCCATTAATGCTCTGTTACAACAGTCTGGTAGAGCAGGGGCTGGATACGGTGGCCAATGGTTCGTTGCTTGATACCCTGCGCCGGGTTGCCTGTTTCGGACTGGCGCTGGTGAAACTGGATGTGCGTCAGGAATCGACCCGTCATGCCGATGTGCTGCAGGAAATCTGCGCTTTTTATAACTGGGGTGATTACAAATCCTGGGATGAAGAAAAGAAACAACAGTTCCTGCTGAATGAACTCGCATCCCGCCGCCCGTTAATTCCAACGCGCTGGACACCCAGTGCCGAGGCGCAGGAAGTACTCGATACTATGAGTGTGCTGGCGACCCGCGCCGGTGATGGTGTCTCCTGTTACATTATTTCCATGGCCAGTGAGCCATCGGATATTCTGGCAGTAGCCTTGTTATTACAGGCCTGTGGTGTGCGCGACCATATGCCGGTGGTGCCATTATTTGAGACCCTCAGCGATCTTGAACAGTCGGCGCCGCGCATGGAAAAACTCTGGTCGGTGGACTGGTATCGCCAGTACTGTAAAGGTCATCAACAGGTGATGATTGGTTATTCCGATTCCTCTAAGGATGCCGGTCAGCTGGCGGCTGTCTGGGCGCAGTACCGGGCACAGGAAGCGTTGTCAAAAACGGCACAGGATAAAGGCATTAAGCTGCGTTTGTTTCATGGTCGTGGCGGCAGTGTTGGCCGCGGCGGCGGTCCTGCCCACCGGGCAATTCTGTCGCAGCCACCGGGGTCGGTACTGGGTGGCTTGCGGGTAACCGAACAGGGCGAAATGATCCGTTTTAAATTCGGTTTGCCGGAAGTGGCGGTACGCAACCTTAAGGTTTATGTTTCTGCGGTGCTGGAGGCCAATCTGTTACCGCCGGAAGCCGCACAGCCACAATGGCGTGAGCGGATGGAGCAACTGGCCAGTGCCGGGGTTAAATCTTACCGCGCCATGGTGCGCGATACGCCGGACTTTGTGCGTTATTTCCGCGCTGCAACGCCGGAGCAGGAACTGGGTAAATTGTCATTAGGCAGTCGCCCTGCGCGCCGTAAAAGCGGTGGTGGTATTGAAACACTGCGCGCTATTCCGTGGATTTTTGCCTGGACGCAAATGCGCTTAATGCTGCCGGCCTGGCTGGGTTCGGATGAGGCACTGGCACAGCCGGTCAATAATGGCGAGCTGCCACAGCTGCAATCGATGTATGCACAGTGGCCGTTTTTCCGCACCTATATCGATATGCTGGAAATGGTGATCTCGAAAGCCGATCCGGCCATTGCTCAGTATTATGAAAGTCGTCTGGTTGGTGCGGAGTTACAACCGCTTGGCAGTCAGCTGCGCATCCGTTTACAGAAAATCCGTGAGCTGGTGCTGGCGATTAAAGATCAGCAGACTCTGCTGCAGGATAATCTGGCCTTACAGCACTCGATGAGTGTGCGTAATCCATATACAGATCCGCTGCATTATCTGCAGGCCGAATTACTGTACCGTGAGCGACAGGATCAGGATGTGGTCAGTAAAGAAGTGGAGCGCGCATTGAAAGTTACGATGGCTGGTATTGCTGCTGGGATGCGTAACACCGGTTAA